One genomic segment of Ricinus communis isolate WT05 ecotype wild-type chromosome 3, ASM1957865v1, whole genome shotgun sequence includes these proteins:
- the LOC8272532 gene encoding protein phosphatase 2C 77 has translation MNSMEELSPAVAVPFSIDKMMCNKSPVTAHMEIAGLKRMADKANLISNPTRKPNMPFESVTCKNEGYSSNSAKSGINQVLVAADLSARETINVRFEDDELILLGDDQSLENICSQSMANDTSSICCEELLALNANSIRNSLDVEISDGNFEMIPKSYLREPNVELESMDGIVSVAADTEDKNGYSSDPKLCTVPPGMLKEKRINISVFESDNIPLWGFTSVCGRRPEMEDAFAAMPQYLQIPAQMLMDDHVLNGMNQKAGCFTAHFFGVYDGHGGSQVANYCSERIHLALADEIEIAKVGFCGGSTSWQEKWKKAFSNCFMKVDAETAGSRKGTAGSNINDCEAHPESIAPETVGSTAVVAIVCPTCVIVANCGDSRAVLCRGKVAMPLSVDHKPDREDEYARIEAAGGKIIQWNGSRVFGVLAMSRSIGDRYLKPWIIPDPEVMFVPRAKEDECLIIASDGLWDVMTNQEACDMARRRILLWHKRYGDTLSAERGERADPAAQAAAECLSRFALQKGSKDNITVIVVDLKCHRKFKRKA, from the exons ATGAATTCAATGGAGGAGTTATCTCCGGCAGTTGCTGTTCCATTTAGCATAGACAAAATGATGTGCAATAAGTCACCAGTAACAGCCCACATGGAAATTGCTGGCCTAAAGCGTATGGCAGATAAAGCAAACTTGATCTCAAACCCCACAAGGAAGCCAAATATGCCCTTTGAGTCTGTTACTTGCAAAAATGAAGGTTATAGCAGCAATAGTGCAAAGAGTGGAATTAATCAGGTGTTGGTAGCTGCAGATTTGAGTGCCAGGGAAACAATTAACGTGCGATTTGAGGATGATGAGTTAATATTGTTAGGTGATGACCAATCACTTGAAAATATATGTTCTCAATCTATGGCTAATGATACCAGCAGTATCTGCTGCGAGGAACTTTTGGCTTTAAATGCTAACTCAATTAGGAATTCATTGGATGTTGAAATAAGTGATGGTAATTTTGAAATGATCCCAAAGTCCTATCTGAGAGAACCAAATGTTGAATTAGAATCTATGGATGGTATTGTTTCAGTTGCGGCAGATACTGAGGATAAGAATGGCTATAGTTCTGATCCGAAGTTATGTACTGTACCTCCTGGGatgctaaaagaaaagaggatcAATATTAGTGTCTTTGAATCGGATAACATACCGCTTTGGGGATTTACATCTGTTTGTGGAAGGAGACCTGAGATGGAAGATGCGTTTGCTGCTATGCCACAATATTTGCAAATTCCTGCTCAAATGCTGATGGATGATCATGTCTTAAATGGCATGAACCAGAAAGCAGGTTGCTTCACTGCGCATTTCTTTGGTGTCTATGATGGACATGGTGGCTCTCAG GTTGCTAATTATTGCAGTGAGCGTATTCATTTGGCTTTGGCTGATGAGATAGAAATTGCAAAAGTAGGCTTCTGTGGTGGAAGCACTAGTTGGCAGGAAAAATGGAAGAAAGCCTTCTCGAACTGTTTTATGAAAGTTGATGCGGAGACTGCAGGATCAAGGAAAGGCACTGCAGGAAGCAATATCAATGACTGTGAGGCTCATCCTGAATCCATTGCCCCTGAAACTGTTGGTTCTACTGCAGTTGTTGCCATTGTTTGTCCAACTTGTGTTATAGTTGCAAACTGTGGCGATTCAAGAGCTGTCCTGTGTCGTGGAAAAGTGGCTATGCCATTGTCAGTTGACCACAAA CCAGATAGAGAAGATGAATATGCACGGATAGAGGCAGCAGGAGGCAAGATCATACAGTGGAACGGGTCACGTGTCTTTGGTGTTCTTGCAATGTCAAGATCCATAG GTGATAGATATTTGAAACCATGGATCATCCCAGATCCGGAAGTAATGTTTGTTCCTCGAGCGAAAGAAGACGAGTGCCTTATTATTGCAAGCGACGGCTTGTGGGATGTGATGACGAATCAAGAAGCATGCGACATGGCACGAAGAAGAATCCTTCTTTGGCATAAAAGATACGGTGACACCTTGTCTGCAGAAAGGGGCGAGAGAGCTGATCCTGCTGCTCAAGCTGCAGCAGAATGCCTCTCGAGGTTTGCTCTTCAAAAGGGAAGCAAAGACAATATTACTGTTATTGTCGTGGACCTGAAATGTCACAGGAAATTTAAGAGAAAAGCTTGA